In the Kitasatospora terrestris genome, one interval contains:
- a CDS encoding PLP-dependent aminotransferase family protein, with the protein MTLALDQLHGSLSDPLLDAMTFLNEVTARYPDAVSFAPGRPHEEHFDPAAIPRHLERYLRHLREDRGMAEEEVRRELFQYGRTKGLIAGLVARTLAADEGLDVDPEALVVTVGAQEGMLLVLRALCAGPEDVLLVAAPCYVGVTGAARLLDLTVRPVPEAPGGGGLDPEALAAAARRARAEGLRPRACYLVPDFANPSGASLPVEARKRLLAVAEEHDLLLVEDNPYGFFRRGGTPVRPTLKALDGDRRRVVHLGSFAKTCFPGARVGYVVADQRVDRGGGRAGLLADELAKLKSMTTVNTPALSQAVIGGMLLEADRGLRVATAGAAEFYARNLDTLLAELERRFPPGSPVTWNAPDGGYFAVLTVPFDADERALDRCAREYGVLWTPMAPFYPHGGGERSLRLSCSYLTEDRIVDGVGRLAAFVDGASR; encoded by the coding sequence ATGACCCTCGCCCTGGACCAGCTGCACGGCTCGCTCTCCGACCCGCTGCTGGACGCCATGACCTTCCTCAACGAGGTCACCGCGCGCTACCCCGACGCCGTCTCCTTCGCCCCCGGCCGCCCGCACGAGGAGCACTTCGATCCGGCGGCGATCCCGCGCCACCTGGAGCGGTACCTGCGCCACCTGCGGGAGGACCGCGGGATGGCGGAGGAGGAGGTCCGCCGGGAGCTCTTCCAGTACGGCCGCACCAAGGGCCTGATCGCCGGGCTCGTCGCCCGGACGCTGGCCGCCGACGAGGGCCTCGACGTCGACCCGGAGGCCCTGGTGGTCACCGTCGGCGCCCAGGAGGGCATGCTGCTGGTCCTGCGCGCCCTGTGCGCCGGCCCCGAGGACGTCCTGCTGGTCGCCGCACCCTGCTACGTCGGCGTGACGGGCGCCGCCCGGCTGCTGGACCTGACGGTCCGGCCGGTGCCGGAAGCCCCCGGCGGCGGGGGGCTCGACCCCGAGGCACTGGCCGCAGCCGCCCGGCGGGCCCGGGCCGAGGGCCTGCGGCCGCGCGCCTGCTACCTGGTGCCGGACTTCGCCAACCCCTCGGGCGCCAGCCTCCCGGTCGAGGCCAGGAAGCGGCTGCTCGCGGTCGCCGAGGAGCACGACCTGCTGCTCGTCGAGGACAACCCGTACGGCTTCTTCCGGCGCGGCGGCACGCCCGTGCGGCCCACCCTCAAGGCGCTGGACGGGGACCGGCGACGGGTCGTCCACCTCGGGTCCTTCGCCAAGACCTGCTTCCCCGGCGCCAGGGTCGGCTACGTGGTGGCCGACCAGCGGGTGGACCGCGGCGGCGGGCGGGCCGGGCTGCTCGCGGACGAGCTGGCGAAGCTGAAGAGCATGACGACGGTCAACACCCCGGCGCTCAGCCAGGCCGTGATCGGCGGCATGCTGCTGGAGGCCGACCGCGGCCTGCGCGTGGCGACGGCCGGCGCGGCGGAGTTCTACGCCCGCAACCTCGACACCCTGCTGGCCGAGCTGGAACGCCGCTTCCCGCCCGGCTCCCCGGTCACCTGGAACGCCCCGGACGGCGGGTACTTCGCGGTGCTCACGGTGCCGTTCGACGCCGACGAGAGGGCCCTCGACCGCTGCGCGCGGGAGTACGGCGTGCTGTGGACCCCGATGGCGCCGTTCTACCCGCACGGGGGAGGGGAGCGCTCGCTGCGGCTGTCCTGCTCCTACCTGACGGAGGACCGGATCGTCGACGGTGTCGGCCGGCTGGCCGCCTTCGTGGACGGCGCGTCCCGGTAG
- a CDS encoding alpha/beta hydrolase: MPLHPEAEALRARRAGTNAPPLYTLTVAQARAADLADLRAAGGTPEPVAAVTEHRVPGTGGQLAVRCYHPARHDRPHPALLYLYGGGWTLGCLDTGDAICRALTNATGCLTATVGYRLAPEHPFPAAVEDAYTALAWLADHAAGLGADPDRLAVGGDSAGGNLAAATTLLARERGGPALRHQLLVYPNTDHRADTPSLRAGDDPLLFNRHSVAWYWRHYLADPADGDNPLASPLRAPSLAGLPPATVITAEHDPLRDEGEAYAARLAEAGVDVELRRWDGMPHGFFAMAGVLAGGADAQWYAAGRLRAALR; the protein is encoded by the coding sequence ATGCCCCTGCACCCCGAGGCCGAGGCGCTGCGCGCCCGGCGCGCCGGGACGAACGCCCCGCCGCTCTACACCCTGACCGTGGCGCAGGCCCGGGCCGCCGACCTCGCCGACCTGCGGGCCGCCGGCGGCACCCCCGAGCCGGTCGCCGCCGTCACCGAGCACCGCGTCCCCGGCACCGGCGGGCAGCTCGCGGTGCGGTGCTACCACCCGGCCCGGCACGACCGGCCGCACCCCGCCCTGCTCTACCTGTACGGCGGCGGCTGGACCCTCGGCTGCCTGGACACCGGCGACGCGATCTGCCGCGCCCTCACCAACGCCACCGGCTGCCTGACCGCCACCGTCGGCTACCGGCTCGCCCCCGAACACCCCTTCCCCGCGGCCGTCGAGGACGCCTACACGGCCCTCGCCTGGCTGGCCGACCACGCCGCCGGGCTCGGCGCCGACCCCGACCGGCTGGCCGTCGGCGGCGACAGCGCCGGGGGCAACCTCGCCGCCGCCACCACCCTGCTCGCCCGTGAGCGCGGCGGCCCGGCCCTGCGCCACCAGCTTCTGGTCTACCCCAACACCGACCACCGGGCCGACACGCCCTCGCTGCGCGCCGGCGACGACCCGCTGCTCTTCAACCGCCACTCGGTGGCCTGGTACTGGCGCCACTACCTCGCCGACCCGGCCGACGGCGACAACCCGCTGGCCTCGCCGCTGCGCGCCCCCTCGCTCGCCGGGCTGCCCCCCGCCACCGTGATCACGGCGGAGCACGACCCGCTGCGCGACGAGGGCGAGGCCTACGCCGCCCGGCTCGCCGAGGCCGGGGTGGACGTCGAACTGCGGCGCTGGGACGGCATGCCGCACGGCTTCTTCGCCATGGCGGGCGTGCTCGCCGGCGGCGCGGACGCGCAGTGGTACGCGGCGGGCCGGCTGCGGGCGGCGCTGCGATGA
- a CDS encoding class I SAM-dependent methyltransferase → MTTAPAHRTDPRFPGWDWEDPAALGALTDGFTENLARCASIETVRDRLPRTRRELAGLGVTGIEFAAFATRHPEAIGTDLVAVRSPDATTESGPLYRIDGSHLFTRLDISEPLPLDDHSVDWVYAEHLIEHVPLPVAVHWLGEVRRILRPGGLLRLTTPDLERYVRGYLDRDEEFFRRHRRRLRTLRVGPPMPERRAFMLNQIFYHFGHRWIFDEDELRHVLDRAGYQGWTVERRAHQEGHRPDVAALDTAFRKDESIYLEARAPEAS, encoded by the coding sequence GTGACCACCGCCCCCGCCCACCGGACCGACCCGCGCTTCCCTGGCTGGGACTGGGAGGACCCGGCCGCCCTCGGTGCCCTCACCGACGGCTTCACCGAGAACCTCGCCCGCTGCGCGAGCATCGAGACCGTCCGCGACCGGCTCCCGCGCACCCGCCGGGAACTCGCCGGACTCGGCGTCACCGGCATCGAGTTCGCGGCCTTCGCCACCCGCCACCCGGAGGCGATCGGCACCGACCTGGTCGCCGTCCGCAGCCCCGATGCCACCACCGAGTCCGGCCCGCTCTACCGGATCGACGGCAGCCACCTCTTCACCCGGCTCGACATCTCCGAGCCGCTGCCCCTCGACGACCACAGCGTCGACTGGGTCTACGCCGAACACCTCATCGAACACGTGCCGCTGCCCGTCGCCGTCCACTGGCTCGGCGAGGTCCGCCGCATCCTGCGTCCGGGCGGCCTGCTCCGCCTCACCACCCCCGACCTGGAGCGCTACGTCCGCGGCTACCTGGACCGGGACGAGGAGTTCTTCCGGCGCCACCGGCGCCGGCTGCGCACCCTGCGGGTCGGCCCGCCGATGCCCGAACGCCGGGCCTTCATGCTCAACCAGATCTTCTACCACTTCGGACACCGCTGGATCTTCGACGAGGACGAGCTCCGGCACGTCCTGGACCGGGCCGGCTACCAGGGCTGGACCGTCGAGCGCCGCGCCCACCAGGAGGGCCACCGCCCCGACGTCGCCGCCCTCGACACCGCCTTCCGCAAGGACGAGTCGATCTACCTCGAAGCGCGCGCCCCGGAGGCGTCCTGA
- a CDS encoding ABC transporter permease encodes MKLARDTWLVFQRQLLLMVRTPAWLAVGLLQPLFYLLLFAPLLKTALASSGAVSTADAYRVYVPGLLSALAVMGGLFTGFTLLGELHAGIVERSRVTPVSRVALLLGRALREVVALLVQAAIITALAVPFGLTVGVGDLLLAFALLALMALMASSVSYGLALLVPGDAALGPIVNTIAQPLALLSGTLLPIALAPAWLRTAASWNPCYWGVEAMRALFTGQVDSPAVWRGLLFTAVTAAVAVAWAARLFARRIR; translated from the coding sequence GTGAAGCTCGCCCGTGACACCTGGCTGGTCTTCCAGCGGCAGCTGCTGCTGATGGTCCGCACACCCGCGTGGCTGGCGGTCGGGCTGCTCCAACCGCTGTTCTACCTGCTGCTGTTCGCGCCGCTGCTGAAGACCGCGCTGGCCTCCTCGGGGGCGGTCTCGACCGCCGACGCGTACCGGGTGTACGTGCCCGGCCTGCTGTCGGCACTGGCCGTGATGGGCGGCCTGTTCACCGGGTTCACCCTGCTCGGCGAGCTGCACGCGGGCATCGTGGAGCGCTCCCGGGTCACCCCGGTCAGCCGGGTCGCCCTGCTGCTCGGCCGGGCCCTGCGGGAGGTCGTGGCGCTGCTGGTGCAGGCGGCGATCATCACCGCGCTGGCGGTCCCGTTCGGCCTCACCGTGGGCGTCGGCGACCTGCTGCTCGCCTTCGCGCTGCTCGCGCTGATGGCGCTGATGGCCTCCTCCGTGTCGTACGGGCTGGCGCTGCTGGTCCCCGGCGACGCGGCGCTCGGGCCGATCGTCAACACCATCGCGCAGCCGCTGGCGCTGCTCTCCGGCACCCTGCTGCCGATCGCGCTGGCACCGGCCTGGCTGCGCACCGCGGCGTCCTGGAACCCGTGCTACTGGGGCGTGGAGGCGATGCGGGCGCTGTTCACCGGCCAGGTCGACTCGCCGGCCGTGTGGCGCGGACTGCTGTTCACCGCGGTCACCGCGGCGGTGGCGGTGGCCTGGGCGGCCCGCCTGTTCGCCCGGCGGATCCGCTAG